Proteins encoded within one genomic window of Glycine soja cultivar W05 chromosome 1, ASM419377v2, whole genome shotgun sequence:
- the LOC114416867 gene encoding MACPF domain-containing protein CAD1-like isoform X2 has protein sequence MGEHVAAVHTATNALQALGRGFDVNFDTRLLYCKGVSGSRVVEIDEEHRRELWLYEDVAVPDVSRDIGCYQEAMVRQSSGVRSFKEMVEYFNERANVSGKFPIGSFNSAFSFTGSKHVDEAATKTLSSDGFYIPLAKVQLQKSHLRLQGNVKKAVPVNWDPLSLASFIENFGTHVITSITMGGKDVIYVKQHHTSPLSKLEMKNYIQDIGNQRFSDINSQTSSGQTKSKDKGVDPFSFNSQGVYPQPTTATYPIGKEDVTVIFRRRGGDDLEQNHSKWLSTIKSSPDIIEMTFCPITDLLDEIPAKEHLTRAIGLYLEYKPPIEELRYFLEFQIPCVWAPLQDKIPGQQRKEPVCPSLQFSIMGQKLYVSQEQITVGRRPVTGLHLCLEGSKQNRLSVHVQHLVSLPKILHPYWDSHVAIGAPKWQGPEEQDSRWFEPVKWKNFSHVSTAPIENLETFIGDFSGVYIVTGAQLGVWDFGSRNVLYMKLLYSRLPGCTIRRSLWDHIPNKPPKTVNAGNTSNLDNSTLKENATGNKLVKYVDLSEMTKGPQDPPGHWLVTGGKLGVEKGKIVLRVKYSLLNY, from the exons ATGGGGGAGCATGTAGCAGCGGTGCACACTGCTACTAACGCTTTGCAAGCATTAGGGAGGGGTTTTGATGTGAACTTTGATACGAGGTTGCTTTATTGTAAAGGAGTTTCAGGGTCTAGGGTAGTTGAGATTGATGAAGAACACCGTAGGGAGCTGTGGTTGTACGAGGATGTGGCTGTTCCCGATGTTTCCAGGGACATTGGATGCTACCAGGAGGCTATGGTGCGTCAGAGTTCTGGGGTCCGCAGTTTTAAAGAG ATGGTGGAATACTTTAATGAAAGGGCAAATGTATCAGGGAAGTTTCCTATTGGGAGTTTTAATTCTGCATTTAGCTTCACTGGTTCAAAACATGTTGATGAAGCAGCTACAAAAACCTTGTCTTCAGATGGGTTTTACATTCCTCTTGCAAAGGTTCAGCTTCAAAAATCCCACTTAAGGTTGCAAGGAAATGTCAAAAAGGCTGTCCCAGTCAATTGGGACCCACTGTCCTTGGCAAG ttttattgaaaattttgggACTCATGTCATTACATCAATAACTATGGGTGGTAAAGATGTTATTTATGTTAAACAACACCATACTTCTCCTTTGTCAAAGTTGGAGATGAAAAACTATATTCAGGATATTGGAAATCAGAGGTTCTCTGACATCAACAGCCAAACAAGTTCAGGGCAAACAAAATCTAAGGATAAG GGTGTTGATCCCTTTTCATTCAATAGTCAAGGGGTTTATCCCCAACCCACGACTGCAACATATCCTATTGGGAAAGAA GATGTCACAGTCATTTttagaagaagaggaggagatGATTTGGAACAAAACCACAGTAAATGGTTATCAACTATCAAGTCCTCCCCAGATATCATTGAGATGACTTTCTGTCCTATAACTGATCTCCTTGATGAGATACCTGCCAAGGAGCATTTGACTCGTGCCATTGGTCTTTATCTTGAAT ATAAACCTCCTATTGAAGAACTTAGATATTTCCTAGAGTTTCAGATTCCTTGTGTATGGGCTCCTTTACAGGACAAGATTCCTGGTCAACAAAGGAAGGAACCTGTATGCCCATCTTTGCAATTCAGCATAATGGGCCAGAAACTTTATGTCAGTCAAGAACAG ATTACAGTCGGACGTAGGCCAGTAACTGGCTTACATCTTTGTCTAGAAGGAAGCAAGCAGAATCGGCTGAGTGTTCACGTTCAACACTTGGTATCCCTTCCGAAAATCCTTCACCCATATTGGGACAGCCATGTCGCTATAGGTGCTCCCAAGTGGCAGGGCCCTGAGGAGCAAGACAGCCGGTGGTTTGAGCCTGTTAAGTGGAAGAACTTTTCTCATGTGAGCACGGCACCAATTGAGAACCTTGAAACCTTCATAGGAGACTTCTCTGGTGTCTACATAGTTACTGGAGCACAACTTGGAGTGTGGGATTTCGGATCACGGAATGTATTGTACATGAAGCTCTTATATTCAAGGTTACCTGGATGCACGATCCGAAGATCGCTTTGGGATCACATCCCGAACAAGCCGCCAAAGACTGTGAATGCTGGAAACACCTCCAACCTTGATAACTCAACCCTTAAAGAAAATGCCACAGGCAACAAGTTGGTGAAGTATGTTGACTTGTCTGAGATGACCAAAGGACCCCAAGACCCTCCTGGCCATTGGTTAGTCACTGGTGGAAAGCTTGGTGTTGAAAAAGGGAAAATTGTTTTGAGAGTGAAATATTCATTGCTTAATTACTGA
- the LOC114416847 gene encoding serine/threonine-protein kinase STY13-like has protein sequence MSYRERNKGKGEEKEYENSTTRGLDSKSVSHNNGSIEEELLTIDENLLIDPKLLFIGSKIGEGAHGRVYEGRYRDQIVAIKVLHRGGTLEERVALENRFAREVNMMSRVHHENLVKFIGACKDPLMVIVTEMLPGLSLRKYLTTIRPKQLDPYVAIKFALDIARAMDWLHANGIIHRDLKPDNLLLTENQKSVKLADFGLAREESVTEMMTAETGTYRWMAPELYSTVTLCQGEKKHYNNKVDVYSFGIVLWELLTNRMPFEGMSNLQAAYAAAFKQERPNLPDDISPDLAFIIQSCWVEDPNMRPSFSQIIRLLNEFHFTLQQPSPSMPLEPENEPEAITSNGTITDFSTRNKVKFSFIRHLFSSKRTKS, from the exons ATGAGTTACAGAGAAAGAAACAAAGGGAAAGGAGAAGAGAAGGAATATGAGAACAGTACTACTAGAGGATTGGATTCAAAATCAGTGAGTCACAACAATGGTTCAATAGAAGAGGAGCTGCTAACAATTGATGAGAATCTTCTGATTGACCCCAAACTGTTGTTTATTGGGTCAAAAATTGGAGAGGGGGCTCATGGGAGGGTTTATGAAGGAAG GTATAGAGATCAGATTGTTGCGATTAAAGTTCTGCATCGTGGGGGTACTTTGGAAGAAAGAGTTGCCCTTGAGAATCGTTTTGCTCGGGAAGTTAATATGATGTCTCGTGTCCACCATGAGAATCTGGTGAAG tTTATTGGAGCTTGTAAGGATCCTCTCATGGTGATTGTTACAGAGATGTTACCCGGGTTGTCGCTGCGAAAATATCTGACCACCATACGCCCTAAACAATTGGACCCTTATGTGGCTATAAAGTTTGCCCTTGATATTGCTCGAGCCATGGATTGGTTACATGCCAACGGAATCATACACAGAGATCTGAAACCCG ACAATCTGCTGCTCACAGAAAACCAGAAGTCAGTTAAACTTGCTGATTTTGGTCTGGCAAGAGAAGAATCTGTGACTGAAATGATGACTGCAGAGACTGGAACTTACCGTTGGATGGCACCTGAG TTATACAGTACTGTGACATTGTGTCAAGGTGAGAAAAAGCATTACAACAATAAGGTTGATGTCTACAGCTTTGGAATTGTGTTGTGGGAGCTACTAACAAACCGCATGCCTTTTGAAGGAATGTCGAATTTGCAGGCTGCTTATGCTGCTGCATTTAAG CAAGAGAGGCCTAACCTTCCTGATGATATATCTCCTGACCTTGCCTTTATCATACAATCATGCTGGGTTGAAGATCCTAACATGAGACCAAGCTTCAGTCAGATTATCCGCTTGCTCAATGAGTTTCACTTTACACTCCAACAACCATCCCCTTCAATGCCGCTAGAACCTGAGAACGAACCTGAGGCTATAACAAGTAACGGTACCATAACTGACTTTTCTACCCGAAATAAAGTAAAGTTTTCGTTTATTCGGCACTTGTTTTCTTCCAAGAGGACCAAAAGCTAA
- the LOC114416867 gene encoding MACPF domain-containing protein CAD1-like isoform X1, giving the protein MGEHVAAVHTATNALQALGRGFDVNFDTRLLYCKGVSGSRVVEIDEEHRRELWLYEDVAVPDVSRDIGCYQEAMVRQSSGVRSFKEMVEYFNERANVSGKFPIGSFNSAFSFTGSKHVDEAATKTLSSDGFYIPLAKVQLQKSHLRLQGNVKKAVPVNWDPLSLASFIENFGTHVITSITMGGKDVIYVKQHHTSPLSKLEMKNYIQDIGNQRFSDINSQTSSGQTKSKDKGVDPFSFNSQGVYPQPTTATYPIGKEVCNDVTVIFRRRGGDDLEQNHSKWLSTIKSSPDIIEMTFCPITDLLDEIPAKEHLTRAIGLYLEYKPPIEELRYFLEFQIPCVWAPLQDKIPGQQRKEPVCPSLQFSIMGQKLYVSQEQITVGRRPVTGLHLCLEGSKQNRLSVHVQHLVSLPKILHPYWDSHVAIGAPKWQGPEEQDSRWFEPVKWKNFSHVSTAPIENLETFIGDFSGVYIVTGAQLGVWDFGSRNVLYMKLLYSRLPGCTIRRSLWDHIPNKPPKTVNAGNTSNLDNSTLKENATGNKLVKYVDLSEMTKGPQDPPGHWLVTGGKLGVEKGKIVLRVKYSLLNY; this is encoded by the exons ATGGGGGAGCATGTAGCAGCGGTGCACACTGCTACTAACGCTTTGCAAGCATTAGGGAGGGGTTTTGATGTGAACTTTGATACGAGGTTGCTTTATTGTAAAGGAGTTTCAGGGTCTAGGGTAGTTGAGATTGATGAAGAACACCGTAGGGAGCTGTGGTTGTACGAGGATGTGGCTGTTCCCGATGTTTCCAGGGACATTGGATGCTACCAGGAGGCTATGGTGCGTCAGAGTTCTGGGGTCCGCAGTTTTAAAGAG ATGGTGGAATACTTTAATGAAAGGGCAAATGTATCAGGGAAGTTTCCTATTGGGAGTTTTAATTCTGCATTTAGCTTCACTGGTTCAAAACATGTTGATGAAGCAGCTACAAAAACCTTGTCTTCAGATGGGTTTTACATTCCTCTTGCAAAGGTTCAGCTTCAAAAATCCCACTTAAGGTTGCAAGGAAATGTCAAAAAGGCTGTCCCAGTCAATTGGGACCCACTGTCCTTGGCAAG ttttattgaaaattttgggACTCATGTCATTACATCAATAACTATGGGTGGTAAAGATGTTATTTATGTTAAACAACACCATACTTCTCCTTTGTCAAAGTTGGAGATGAAAAACTATATTCAGGATATTGGAAATCAGAGGTTCTCTGACATCAACAGCCAAACAAGTTCAGGGCAAACAAAATCTAAGGATAAG GGTGTTGATCCCTTTTCATTCAATAGTCAAGGGGTTTATCCCCAACCCACGACTGCAACATATCCTATTGGGAAAGAAGTATGTAAT GATGTCACAGTCATTTttagaagaagaggaggagatGATTTGGAACAAAACCACAGTAAATGGTTATCAACTATCAAGTCCTCCCCAGATATCATTGAGATGACTTTCTGTCCTATAACTGATCTCCTTGATGAGATACCTGCCAAGGAGCATTTGACTCGTGCCATTGGTCTTTATCTTGAAT ATAAACCTCCTATTGAAGAACTTAGATATTTCCTAGAGTTTCAGATTCCTTGTGTATGGGCTCCTTTACAGGACAAGATTCCTGGTCAACAAAGGAAGGAACCTGTATGCCCATCTTTGCAATTCAGCATAATGGGCCAGAAACTTTATGTCAGTCAAGAACAG ATTACAGTCGGACGTAGGCCAGTAACTGGCTTACATCTTTGTCTAGAAGGAAGCAAGCAGAATCGGCTGAGTGTTCACGTTCAACACTTGGTATCCCTTCCGAAAATCCTTCACCCATATTGGGACAGCCATGTCGCTATAGGTGCTCCCAAGTGGCAGGGCCCTGAGGAGCAAGACAGCCGGTGGTTTGAGCCTGTTAAGTGGAAGAACTTTTCTCATGTGAGCACGGCACCAATTGAGAACCTTGAAACCTTCATAGGAGACTTCTCTGGTGTCTACATAGTTACTGGAGCACAACTTGGAGTGTGGGATTTCGGATCACGGAATGTATTGTACATGAAGCTCTTATATTCAAGGTTACCTGGATGCACGATCCGAAGATCGCTTTGGGATCACATCCCGAACAAGCCGCCAAAGACTGTGAATGCTGGAAACACCTCCAACCTTGATAACTCAACCCTTAAAGAAAATGCCACAGGCAACAAGTTGGTGAAGTATGTTGACTTGTCTGAGATGACCAAAGGACCCCAAGACCCTCCTGGCCATTGGTTAGTCACTGGTGGAAAGCTTGGTGTTGAAAAAGGGAAAATTGTTTTGAGAGTGAAATATTCATTGCTTAATTACTGA